Sequence from the Sciurus carolinensis chromosome 1, mSciCar1.2, whole genome shotgun sequence genome:
cctgttttattttgaggataTTAGGTTGGCTAAACTTTGAAGTCTCCTGTATGAGTTACTGAAattattggggttttttttgcttattttctttcatattatgCACAGTGAGAATAATGGTTATCCAGTATTTTCTAGGCATGTGTGagggtttctgtttttaaaaaatttagattatATGGTAATTAAACTTTTTCAAATAACAGCTTGACTAATACTTCTGAGTctgtctaaaatataaaattgcgTTGTATTTTACTGTAGGATTTTGTAGCATTTATTCTGTGATAAATAATAGGATCGATTTGATCGATTTGATCAGTTTaacattcttttgctttttgaataCATGTGAGAagttttttggtggggaggagtAAAAAGTTTTTTGGCGGGGAGGAGTAAAAAGATGTGCATTCTGTAAGTGCTCCTGGAGCCTAGTTTTTAAATGTTGACTTCTTTTGCAGTTGCTGATGATTCCTCTGATCATGTCAGTACTTTATGTCTGGGCCCAGCTGAACAGAGACATGATTGTATCATTTTGGTTTGGAACACGATTTAAGGTACTTTACCTTAGTTGGAAAAACttccttttcatttgtctttGCAGAAATCTCTTCAGCCAAGAGATGTACTTTCTGACTCGTCCAGAAGAGGTCACTGCAGAGCAGTATACCATAGGCAAGCCCCTTTCTCCCCTCAGTAACCCAGCTCTCAGCCAACCCAGAGTCCCTTGCTGACTGTTGTTACTTCCCCATCCCCTCTGTACTTCAGGCTGCTCAGGGATATGTCCCTGAGTgatctcgtgtgtgtgtgtgtgtgtgtgtgtgtgtgtgtgtgtggttttggaAGGAAAGCTACCAAGTGAAATCCTACCATTTAAGATCTCTTCTTATCACTCCCTCACTCTGTTATATACTTAGTACTTTAgcgaaaacagattttttttttttgtctccggACATTTTCCTTTGTACCTGTTCTCACAATGTTCCACCTATAACATCTTCTTGATACACTTATGTAAATCCAACCCATATGGGACTGAGCATATTTTTTGTCTCCTGCCTACAATTAGTCTTGGCCTTGGACTTTTGCAGTGGATTATAGTCCTATTTTAGTATTTACCTCAAAGTTGCCTTAAAGTTATTTATGTATAACCCTCCCTTTTCTAGTTTGTGGAGTTCCTTGCAATGCCCCTAACCTTTGGCATGAGGTCTTGAATTTGGTAAGGGGCTCATATGTTTAATTTATCTGGAGAACTGTCACTTGGGAACATATTAGTTCAAGATATCAATGTATaatgagataaaaattcaaaataattataacagTTTGTTGGTTGGAATCTTAGTGTGTTCTGTTGTGGACTGTGTTTTTAGTAGCATGCAAAGGATACTTGTCTACttgttaaaaagttttttcttagttattgatggacctttattttattaatttatttatatgtggtactgagaattgaacccagtacctcacatacaCAAACGCTAgacaaggactctaccactgagccacagtcccagcctgGATACTTGTCTACTTTCTGAAACTCTTTGTTAATATTAATTCAGAAGGTCAGGAATTGCATCTATGGGCAACAAACTCTGACTTTCCAGTTACAAGTATTCAAATAAGTCTCATTTTCAATAGGAAGTTTTAAGTACAGTAGGAATGATGTTAAAAGTGATCTGAGAAATTTTGCAGTGACCTTCCAAAGGATTTATTAAAGCCCTTATGAGTATGTCCCTCCCATTTCAGTCCCCTTAGCAGCTTATCCTCCTCAGGTGTGGCTgttcatgtttatatatattttttcctaggCCTGTTATTTACCGTGGGTTATACTTGGATTCAACTATATCATTGGAGGCTCGTAAGTGATATTGGATTTATTTGACTGGAGACTGACCCTTGGGAaactttcattcatctttatcttTCTTCTAATCTTTATAAAATCTTGAAAGAATCTCAATATTGATATCTTATAACATTTTGATGTAATTGGTTGAATTGTAGAATTTTAGTACGTTGAACATTGGGTGGTTGTAATTTTGTTAGCTTATCATTAGACAGTGTCTTACATGTTTGTTTGAATAAATATGCATTTCTGAATTCATTATCCAGACTGAGCAAATGTAGAACTAATTTGTGTCTGAGACGACTCCTCTAAGAGCTATCCATAGAAATCctatgtctttttattcttaAGGCATTTCCTGAATGCCTGGGAATTGCTCACTGTCACAGAAGTGCAGATTCTCAGATGAGAAGTAGTTTTTGTAACTGGTTTGATGGTACAGAAGTTTAGGCCAAGCACAGTCAGATATCAAGGTACAACTGTCTCccattgaacctaggggtactttaccactgaactatatccccagctctttttatattttttattttgagacagggtctcactaagttgcttaagggcctTACTGAATAATACCCAATTCACTgggtattataggtgtgcaacactgCCCCAGGCAATCTCTCCCATTTCTAacactacaaaatattttctgagaatttaaTAGAATTTAAATGGTGGGAGTTCTCCATGTATCTGACACATTTGCTCTGTGTGATTCTGACTTCTAATTGGGAGAAGTGAATGAATTGAGCAACAGACTGTTCAGAGCATAACATGTTCTGAACACGATAAAGCTATTCTCCCCCACCTGGAAGGGGAGAGTTGCAGAATGTTGCAGATATTGATTTGTACCTGAAGGAATCATGTTGCAGGTGAAGACAAAGAAGGATATGTAGTAGTAACAGTGGACCCAGGAAAACTTGGGGTGACCTCTGTATAAACCCTGGGAAACCTGGAGAAGAGCAATGATTATTTTAGGATGTAGGGTGTAGGTCAGCTTCCCTAAGGAGTCTCTGTGGCATCTTATACTCACAGATATAAAAGGCAAGAAAGAGGCAGTCATGAGGCAGTCATGACTCCTCTTGGATGAGAGAGCGGATGCTTATCAGCCATCTTTCCCTCACTCCCATGCTCCTTTCTTGGTACACTGTATTTGCCTGTGTTTTGCAGATATAATATTCATGAGTGAAATTGCTCAGAAGCTTGCTTTGCAGCCTTCCCAACTCCAGAGGCAGAAAGTAGCCAAAAAAGTATTTTGAGGAGGGGCTGAGGCTTGAAAGAGATGTCAGAGGGGCTGCTGGCCTAGAAGAGTAGCAGGCCATGTTGGTTCAGCAGCCTGATTTTCCCTCTTCCTCAGAATGCGTTTGTCACTCAAGACTATAAAAGGGCCTATTGTAGAGCTGTCACAGACTCCCAGGGACTGTAGATGGGCTGCAGTGAAGGTGCTCTTCCTCTTGCTGTTAAAATTAGTTAAAACTTGGTACACCTCCCTTATTGCTCAGATGTCTTTAATTTGACTCTCTGTTTGCAGGGTAATCAATGAGCTAATTGGAAATCTTGTTGgacatctttatttcttcctgatgTTCAGATACCCAATGGACTTGGGAGGAAGAAATTTTCTATCCACACCTCAGTTTTTGTAAGTGTTTTCTCTTTGCCCATACCTCCTATTGAACAGTTGTACTACCTTTGTTTTCCCATGTCTTGAGAAAAGCTCTGTGGGAAGTTGGATTTACCTCCTTGTCCAATGGAGAAATGTCAACCAATAAATGaccgttttagtcagcttttttgttgctgtaattAAAAgggtctgaccagcacaattacagagtaggaaaggtttatttgagggctcatggtttcagtggtcttagtccatagaaggctggctccattcctcggggctcaaggtgaggtagaacatcgtggtggaaaagggtggcagagggaagcagctcgcataaTCAAGAAGCAGAGGGGGGTCttcactctctagatacaaaatatatacccatagccgTGCctaattcccatctcctccaaccacaccctaccacttcagttaatcccagctgggattaattcactggttgggttaagactcttacaacccaatcatttctcctcagaaccttcctgcattgtctcacatgtgagcttttgagggacacctcacatccaaaccataacaatgactTACCCTCTCACAGTCACAGGAAGCCAGGCATCGAAGTCATGGCTCATTCTCTTTCATGGTATCCCTAAAGGGACCACTAATGACTAGTCTGAGACATCATAGGAAATCCGCTCTGCTGAGAAGGCCAAGATACCTGATGCAGCTCCTGGGAGTGAAGCATGGGCAGGGGGTGGGAAGAGGAACAGGAGGACAGTGGAACTTTCCTTGAAGTATCAGTTCCACCCATGATTTCCACTGAGGAATGGAATAAGTTCTCTGATGAgcaattttaaactttattatgtTACATATTACAGAATAGAAAAAAGTTAGCACTATTGGAAGTTAAAATGCGATACTTGAAGTTTGTATAGTCACAGTCCCTGTGCTGTTTCTTCGCCCTCAGGATTGCCTGGCGTGAGGAGGCCAGGGGCAACAGCTTTTGGGTTTGAATGTCATTCCCCTGGTATGCTAGTTTTGATATTGAAAAGTTACTTAATAAAACccccaaaattcattttttaagtcTGTAAAGTGAGTGCTCTCCCTCCTCTCAGTACTAGATGAGTTAAGAAACACTGTTGGGAACACAGCATAGGTACTTAGTAAATAGAGCCATGTGCACTATTTCTAacattgggggtggggaggatttTGACGAGCCCAGAAGAGACGCTCACACACTTGAGCATGTAAGTAATGTGGCTGTTCTGTCAGTGAAGTAAAAGGCTGTTGAAGCAGGGACCAGTTAAATCACCATCTGGGTGTCACAGCCTGCCTGACAATCATGCCTAATCTCATGTCAGGGATATGCAGTAATAACTTGCATTTAAAagcttgaaaaaagaaaacaacaacaaccttTTGCATCTTGCTCATTTTAGTGTTTTACAATTCTGTCATTCTTTCAAGAGGTCTCTGAGGTCAGCAAAACAGAAGGAggtctcctccccttcccttgtACAGATTAGGAATATGTTTGTGAAAGACTTTTTATTGTGAACATGCAGAAATATACAGAAACATGCAGTATTGTTGCtatgggtttttgttgttgttctttttcctttaagaGAATCAAAAGAAACTTCCTTCTCTCTGAGCCTTGGATTGCCTTCAGGCtaaaaaacaaatgaccaatCTGCTTTCTAATTATCAAAGGATATAATAGCAGCAGGTTTGGATTTCTGATCTAGGTTTATCACATAGGATGGCAgatgcattaattaaaaaactTGTACTTTGGGGGGCAGCCAGcagttattttactttaaatggcCATACTCTGAATACAGGCTTATAGATATTTCTCAGTCATGGACAACAAAAAGTGTACAAGATTGTAAGGGCAAAATCAGTAGCACACTGTATCCTTCCTTCCACTTGAGCTTTCTTTCTTGGTGAAAGCCCTTCTGTTAATTTTTGCATAAAGATCAGATGACAAAATGTAGCTCCTTGCAAAAACAGTAACTGCTTTGAAATTACCATAAATTTTTGTTGATTATGTATAATTGGGTGTCTTTTTATACTAATTACTTGCATTTAATTTTACCACCGCTTAAGCAGTGGAGATGGCTTCCATATTGTTTTAGAGTGAGTGGCAAAGCAGACAGCCCTCACATTGCCTTTTTCAGGTGTTTAGTACGTACTTTGGAGGAATATTATTGTATCAGATGTTGTTGCACATGTCGAGAACCCAGCACTTCAGAATACACTTTGACTTAATGGTAAAATTTTACTTGTTTGAAAGGCAAGAGTTAAGTTGCTAAGATGAACAGTTTTTTGCATTCCACTCAGAAAAGCAGTTATATCTTTTGTACATAGTTAATTCTGTGTGTAAAAGGAGTCACTGTGGTTTTGGGGAAGGACCGTGAAGGCAGAGCCACCAGCTGCTGTCAGCAGGAGTCTGCAGTGTAGGAAGGAGTGAGTGCAGGGCGCCAGCTTTGGAGTCAggctgcctgggtttgaatcctgactgTCACTTTCAAAGAATTTCACAGTCTTGCCCcagttttctcctttgtaaagCAAGGCTGGTAGTAATGTCCTCCGCATAGGGTTGTGAAGACCAGGTGAATTTATAAACATGTAGTGCTTGGTGTAGGGTAACTGCTCCTTGAAGGATAAGGTCACCTAGTAGCTGCTGTAGTGTAAGGTTGTGCTTGGCACGTTTCTGTTGGGAGTTCGCCTGTCAGGGATTGCTGTGGCAGCCAACAGGACTTTAAACAGGGTAGCAGTTTGTACTCTCTGCCTTCAAGCAAAATTTACACATTAGGATCTGATAAGTAGAATAGGTTTAAGCATTCTCAGTTTACTAATAAAGGTAAGGATgggaaataatgagaaaatgctATTGTGCGTACGCTCGGGTTTGTTTTCTTAGCTGTTTGGTGACTTCTCATTTGTTAATTTGTAAAGTAAGAAGTCATCTAACCTTTTTGGACTTTGGCTTTTCCACCATCTGTAAGATGGGAAGAAGGTGGTTGGAGGACAAAGTATGACTACCGCCCCAAAGCTGTCTTCCCATCTCTCTTAATGCACTCAGTTCAACTGGGAGCATGGTGGACATGCTGTGCAGGGCTTAAACATGCAACCTGTGGATTTGTCCTTTGAAAGCgaattaattttgttctttgatcCAGTTAGATCCATATTTAGATATACCAAGATGCTATCAGTCATTCTTTCTGGTTGTTGGGCTTGTGGGTGTAATCTTTTTGTTTCCATACTGTTCTGCATGAATACTTTTATAgtcagtaaaagaagaaaaatgtttagagTGTGAATTTAACTGAAAGCTTGATAAAGTTAAGAAACATGAAAAGCAAGTGCCATCTGTGGTCAGGGCCTTGAGCTAAGTGCTGAAAAAGCAGAGTTAAATAAGGCATTGTCCCTGGCCTCCTTTACCATACCAGATGCTATGGGAACACCCAGGAGAGGGAGATGCGCTGAATGGTTGGTTACTCTGTGGAAGTGACTGTTCTCTCCTCTGCCTTTGTTTCCCCATCTCCTTCAGGTACCGCTGGCTGCCCAGCAGGAGAGGAGGAGTGTCAGGATTTGGTGTGCCCCCTGCTAGCATGAGGCGAGCTGCCGATCAGAATGGCGGAGGTGGGAGACACAACTGGGGCCAGGGCTTTCGACTTGGAGACCAGTGAAGGAGTGGCCTCTCGCCTGCCCACCAGCCGCTCCACTCAGGCGACGTTTCCTCCCGTTGCTGGGtgtgcttaacaactgagtctAGCTAACGCTGTTGGACCTGACCCACACTGAATGTAGTCTTTCAGTATgagacaaaattttttaaatcctgaagGAAAATACAAGTGTTCCTCAAGTTTCATGATTCTCATTCAAGTCCTTACTGCTATGAAGAACAAATATCAACTGTGCAAATTTCAAAACTGACtattttttggtgtgttttcttccttttctgactGAATAATGGGCTTTAGCGGTTCCCAATCTGCTGGCACTGAGTTGGGCATCTGGGGTGGGGTTACCAAACCCTGTCAAAAGGATTCTTGTCTCTTTCTTGCACACACACCTCCCTTCTATTCCCAACCCCCTAAAGTTGCAGCTAGAGGGGTTGCCCATAAAATGGTTCTGCCTTTGACAGACTCCTTATTTATTGACTTTGCCAATGCTTGACCACAAAGAACTTGTTCACGGTTATTTTCCCTCTTTGGTGGCAGAACTGTAATAATAGAGAGAAGACTGAAGCAGTAGATAAAGAACTTTCTCAGCTTTGGGAATTGTGCCAACCTGACAGCCACTGCAACCATTAGCCACCTCTTCAGGTGTTCTTATGCGACACCACTGAGTCAGGATGGGCCCAGATTGCTATTAATGAGTGTTGAGGCTTGTGACTAGGCAGTTTTCCTAATTAAGTGATCAAAACTTTAGTGGAGTTGCCTCTAACACGGGTTAAGTTTACACTTTGATGAACACAATCCCTTGTTTCCTCTGCAGAGCATATTGGCTTTGTGTACCAAGAGTCATTGGGTTGTTACATAGGGAGGTTTCAAATCACACTGGCCATAGGGAGATGCTCCCTTCGAGAGGCTCCTGGGCATTGAttacatttcattcttattcTGGGTATATGTTCATTGAAGTGCCCtgttaaaattgtctttttttttcccctttgcccTTTCTTCATCAAGTGTTTCAGTTAATTGTGAGAAAAGTGCAACTCTTCTGTatgtaaatcattttttaaagcacaTCTAAGTGAATCACTCATAATTCGAGGTGTAAGACTTTAGACTCATTTGCATTTGAAggtctttattattttgagtcaggaatATACAGGCATTGTGAATCAGACCAGCTTGACGACCCACAACTCCTTCGTAGGTGAGCTTTTTCCATCAGAGCTCGGCTCATCAACAATAAAGGTTTTCGTAGGCTGCGGTGTTCCAGTTCGTTTTTATTCTGAAAGCAGACAGCTAGGAGCATGGTGAGTGGCTGCCATATTTTGAGTCAGCTAAAAAGGTTTTGGACATTTTGATCagtttatttttaggaaaagcaCCCTAATAGTACGGCTCTTCTTCCCACTCCCATTCTTATTAAACTGTGATGTGTGTTGTACTAGGAAATGGGAGTTTGAAAAAAGCTCCTCAGTTTTAATAAAGTTTGTGTGTACCTttccatatttaatttatatgataAAGTAGTAGGTGGAGAGAGAGTCTGAACCCAAACTGTCATATGTCCTGCTGTTGACCTATGGCCACAATAAAATTTACTTGTAAAGTTTTAGAAGCCATTATTCCTGTTATGTTGTATGGACACTCACTGCAGGAGTGGAAACTTGTGTGTGTATGATTCTGATGGTAAGTGAGCCAGGGGTTCTGTGCCCCCCATATCAACCTACTTGCCTGAGAGcagtagtttgtttgtttgtttgtttgtttgtttttataaagatCTGTAAGTTCTTAAGTTCTTAAAACTCTTTGGTTGAAGGCAAAATGTTCTTTGAATGAAATTCTATATCAAACATAGGAAGCTGATAATTTGATGGCCCTTGACTGGATTACCTGTCATTCTGGGATAATTTACCAAATATACTATCTGAGTTTTGACTTGGCAAGGTAAGACATGACAGTGGATTCTctatgaatggaaaaaaaaaatccttattttgtaCAGACGGCATCCTTTTTTGTAACTAATCCTTTTTATTGGTATaaattgtaaattaaaatgtacaatttgaaGGTTGTCTGTGTTAAGTTTCCATATCCCTTCTGTGCTGTCTTTTTTAGACATTATGTAGTTGATGTCATCAATTTTCCATTGATGAGCATTTAGTTAATATCCAGTATTTTTTGTATTCGGGGGACACAGCAGATCCTTTGTACATGATTTTGTTCACATGTTGGAGAATGTCTGCATTAATTCCTGGAAGCACAATTCCCAGGTTTTTATTATAATGCAACAGAATGCTTCCAAATCCTGAGTCATACCTGATAAGGAATTTTTGTAGATTTCACACATGGTTCTGAGTTCCAAAGTCTATAGAACTGGTTTAATCCCAGAGTCCAGAAAGTAAATTCTATGATATTCCTGAGCCCTTTTTGTCTTGGGGGTGAATCAACAAAGCCTCTATTCCTGACCTTGGGATACATTTATGCGAGGATGGGGTGACAAGAGGAAGGGCTGTGCATCCCTCCTCTGATAACCAGGGAAATACCAGAACAATAGAAAGGAAAGGTCCTGCTTATTTGGAAGGGCAGCACTTTGCCAGTATCGTGGTGTTCTGAACTACCTTTCGAATAACACCGATCTAATAATAGGCGGTGTTGCAGTTGCCAACATCTTCACTGCCAACTGTTTCTGAGCTCTTTCCCCTTGTTTCCTTTTCAGTAGTAATTCAGTGCTTTGAATAGCAAAGATTAACCTTTGGGAAAAGTTACTCCTTTCTTCCTCGACATTTAACTGGTAGCATCCTAGAAGCCTGGGCTGAGCAGATGTGCAGGGAGTTTCCTTGTTTGCTCTCTGGAGTGGCTCAGGATTGGATGGGGTGATGCTGTGTCCTAGGATTCCTTCTGTGTGTGGTTTAAGTCCAGGGTGCTTTTCCACATGCTCCCCTTAGCTCACATCAATTCTGTTTTCACATCTTTTCAGTCTCCTTCACATTCAGTACGGAGGTGTGCTCCACTGTGAATAATTCAGGCCTTTAATCTGTGGTTTCCCAATATGGCTATAAGTGAGATTCACTTGggactttgaaaatattttgtcatttctgtTCTACATGTTCTTAAAATTCCCAGTGATTCTGATGTTCAGCCAGGTTTGGGAACCAGTGTTTAAACCAAATTATGAAATAAGTATTAGGTCTCCATTTTCCAAATAAGAACTCAAGAGACACGAAATCACTTCAGATTGAGCAGTTAGAAGGTGCCAAAGACAAGATAGGACTCAGACCCTGAATTTAGACATTTGTTGCTGCTTTTCAATTGAGGCCAAAGGAGGTTCTTCTAGGACATGTTCTGTCTTCAGGTGTGTGTGTTCTACTGGTGGATGGCTTGGCTCATTGTAGCTATTCATTTGTTGAGAAAGTGAACAAGTGTACAGTTTAACATGCTGCCAGAGTAGAAATAAGTTAAAACTTGGACAGAAGGAGCTTGAGTTTGAAAGATGCATGGGCATTTTCAGGCTGAATCAGGGGCAGCTGTTGTTTCTTGGTAGAGGAAGCAAGAACATCAGCAAGGACACGAAGTTTTGGGAAGAGGGAACTGGCTGGGTATGCAACTGAGTGGCAGGGAAAGACTGGAGAGGTAGATAAAGGCTTAATCTCAACAAACCTATGTCATTGCTTGTACTTCATTCTGTGGGCAAAGGGGGACCTGTTGGGAAGTAACTGTATCAGAGGAAGTTGGGGGAGAAGGCTGGGCAAGGGGGAACTGAAGCCAAGGCAAGCAGTTTAGTGTCTGCTGCTGTGGCGCAGGTTTAAGGTAAGGTCACTTggagccaaggcaggaggactgggacTGGGTCGTAGGGAGGGAACTCAGAATCACTGGGACTTAATGAGGAAGAGGAGCCAGGGCTTAGGCCAAGGGGTTTCCCTTGAACATGAGGACTCCGAATACTTCATCCATAGAAACGAGCCAGGTGTATGCCATTTATGGGCATTGTTGGTATAACAGTTAGATGCTGTGGACTAGCCTGAAGACCTGGCCACTATTtgtaagccacatccccagcccttttttattttttagggtctcactaagttgctgaggctggttttggacttggggtcttcctgcctcagtctcccgagtcactgggattatagatatgcactactgcacccagcttgtAAGCATATTTCTGTGGAAAAATACATTATGGAACTCCAAAACCATCAACCTGAAAATGAACTTTCAGAAGATGATCTGCTCCTAAGATGGGGACAGCTCTGCAAAAGACCTCAGTGAAGAAGCAATGCTCTCGAGTCCATACCACCCTTCAGGCCCCGGAATGGTGCACCGAAATTAAGGGCCCGATCTATATCTGTAGGAAAGGTTAAATGTCACCCACGGGTGCCCTGTCTCGGCTTAGTGACACTCATCATTTGCTTACAGTCTCCTGTGGTCTGTAAGCATCATCAGGACAAACAGCTGTATTCCAAGGCTTACCACGATCCACATGCAGGTGCTTACGTTAGTTTTGCAGTGAACTGAGATTTGGACTGGAGAATAAGTTGGGTAGGGATTTAGACTGCTTAGGGAGAGAGCAAATGGCCTGGTCTCCCAGGAACAGGATTTTGTCACTTGTGTAAGGTAATGATAGTCTCCTGAAACAGGATATTAGAAgaggttgggggaaaaaaaaaaaaggttaaaaaaaaaaaaaaagaagaggttgGAGATAATGGGAAGAATGGATTCAAaatgcttaaaaacaaaacaaaacaaaaacaacaacaacaacaaaaaaaaccccggCATCTACGTACACTAATTATCTGCTACTAGGTGTGAGTACTTGGAGTGTTGGGACAAAAGGGGCCTGGTACAGATTGAAGGCAGCAAGAACATTTGGGAAGATTAATTGAAGGTATAAATTTAGCTTTCTCTCCCCTGAGGAATTCCCCATGGCCTGTATAAATGTACATGTattgaatctcaccatcatgtacatccacaagacactaattaaaaaaaaaaacaactataagTAAacagatcagtagagtagagggaagggaacagaaggagggaggaggagagggaaagagggaaaggagaagtactggggactgcaTTAGAGCAAATTGTTTTCCATGcttttttaattatgtcaaaatgaatcctaatgttacgtataactaaaagaataaaaataataaaagcaaccacatatgataataaaaaaggagaaaccttTGCCATGTCATGAGTTGAAAAGACCCTCAATGGGTGAACTGCGTAAGGATCATTTAGGAAATGTTTACCAAGCTCGATTTGACAATTCGTCATTTTTACCTGACCCAGATGAATCTGAACTGTCAGTGTGTTGGCTCTTTCTTGAGGGCTGGCACTGGTACAGTGAGTGTCCTTGTTAATTAAGGGCAATCACGATTAGCTTAAGGGAGCCTTTGGATTTTGATTATAACTATCTTGATATACAAATAGTAAATGTGTCTCTAAGGATGAAAGACAACATGAGCTGCCCAGCTGAACCCTCATCACCTCTATCCCAGAGATTCTTCCTGGAGATGTGTGGACCCCTTATTGAAGAGTGAGGACTGGGACTTTTCATGATCACCTGCGTTAGGTAGTGTTCTTTGATGCTCAAAAGAGCTCTGgttaaattaagtaaaaaaggaatttattggaaGGATACAGAACATAGAATAACTCACTAATTCCAAGGACCTGCTGAGGAGGCTCACATGGAAAAGGGGACCGGGGACCAGGGACCCAGGGAGCAGACATTGATCTCATACAACTCTTGCTGGGCTA
This genomic interval carries:
- the Derl1 gene encoding derlin-1, with the translated sequence MSDIGDWFRSIPIITRYWFAATVAVPLVGKLGLISPAYFFLWPEAFLYRFQIWRPVTATFYFPVGPGTGFLYLVNLYFLYQYSTRLEAGAFDGRPADYLFMLLFNWICIVITGLAMDMQLLMIPLIMSVLYVWAQLNRDMIVSFWFGTRFKACYLPWVILGFNYIIGGSVINELIGNLVGHLYFFLMFRYPMDLGGRNFLSTPQFLYRWLPSRRGGVSGFGVPPASMRRAADQNGGGGRHNWGQGFRLGDQ